GGCCGCCGGTCTTGATTTACCCGAGTCTGGCTCTTCTTCTCACACTCACGACATGGTTGATCTTCTTCCGATCATGAAAATAAAGGACATTGTCAGTCAACGTGGATTCTGAACCGGATTCAGAACAGGGCGCATCGCCGGACTCCTCGCACATTCAGCGTTTCGTGGGGCGAGCGGTGGGCATTGGAATCGTCCTGGGGGCGGTACTGCTGTCTCTTTGGGTCTATCGAGATCTCTCCATCTGGCCACGTACGGATGACGCGTACGTTCGGGCCAATACGGTTGGCATCGCACCTCATGTGAGTGGCCCCATCATCCAGCTGTCTGTGGTCGATAACCAGCCTGTTAGTGAGGGCGAGGTTCTTTTCGTTGTCGACCCGCGGCCCTACCAGGTGGCTGTGGCAAGGGCGGAAGCGGAGCTCCTGATGACAGACCTCAAAATTGAAGCGATGGAGGGGGCCGTTCGCGCAGCCGAAGCCGAAGTCAAGCTAAGGAAAGCGGAGGCGGAGTACGCCGTGCAGTATCTTGAGCGCCTTCGCCCTCTGCTGGAGAAGCAATTCGTGACGGCTAACCAAGTTTTCGAGGCGGAGAGCCTGGCCTCAGCCGCTTCATCAGCCATGGAGCGGGCCCATTTTGAACTTGATCAGGCGAAGAAGGAACTGGGAGAATTCGACGGGATCAATGCCCATCGCAAGGCGGCCGAGGCCAAGTTGCTCGAGGCCGAGTTGAATCTCGGGTATTGCGAGGTTCTTGCGCCTTTCGATGGCTATGTGACTAATCTCAACATTGCCGTGGGTGAATACGCTAATCGAGGCGAACACGTCTTTGCTCTGGTGGATAACCGGAAGTGGTATGTGATGGCCAATTTCAGGGAAGTCTTCCTTGAGAACATAAAGCCGGGGATGAAGGCCGAAGTGTATTTGATGTCCTATCCGGGCCGACGTTTCGAAGGAGAGGTTCAGGGAATTGGCTGGGCGCTCTGGCAGCGAAATGGGAGTACGGTTGGTATTCTTCCCGATGTTGAGCCGAGTCTGAATTGGGTACGGCTTGCGCAGAGATTTCCGGTGCGCGTCGTGCTTGAAAAACCCGACCCCGATTTCCCCTTTCGGATGGGGAGCACAGCGGTGGTGACCATCAAGGGCTTTCCGAGTCTCTCCTCCGAGTCAAGGTGAGTCTAGGCGGGCCGTATCGTCGGAGCTTGGCTTCGACGCTCTGAACCTCGCAGTCGCGCGAGTAGGGAGAAGCGATCACCACTGATCGAAAATTCCTGGGTGTCCTTGGCCATTTGCAAGAGCAGAATTTCGAGTTGTTGGTAGAAACCGAGCTGGGCACGTAGTAGGCGATGATAGTTGCGCTCTGGAAGTGTGGGCGAGTCGCTGAGCGACTCGCTTTGAAGAACGGATTCGGAGAGCCGCAGTTTCTCACAATAGCGAGACACGGCCTCGACCGCGCGAGAATCCGAAGACTCGGGATTTTTCAACCGAGTCGCGAGTGACTCAAGAATTTTGGGCAGCGTGCGCCCCGCGTCTTCAAGTGCATTGCGTCCCGCGAGGTGGGGTGCTGCGATATTCTGGAAATCCAGTCTATTCCAGACTACGGACATGATGACTCTTTGAATCGCGCGGGTCTCGTCAAGGACCGTGTGGAGAGCCGCGGAATCTCGCTGGTTCTTTTCTTTTTGTCGGGAAAACCAATCCTCATAGCTGGCTTCGGTGAGGAGTCTATAGCCAAAAGAGATGCGTCTATATATCTCATAGCGAATGCTATAGGTGTTGGCTTTTTCAACTTGGACTCCGCCTCCCTCCAATCCGATCATGGCGCCTTTTGCCATCAGCCGGAGCGTCTCTGCGCTGTTGTCTACGGCCCAGATCCGGGCACGGATCTCGCCGAAAAGGCCATAGACGATAAGAACCGAGCTGAGTCCGGTAAAAATGCCCAACAGACGATCGCGAAAAGGCATCAGGTCTATGCTTGGGGAATGAGATGAAGCCAGGGCGAGCCCTGCCACCAGCCCGATTTGCAGACCCGTATAAGCGATCCGCGTGCTTCCGGTTTGCACCCAGGCACCCAGTGTACAGACTAGTCCAGCGGCGACGAGAAAAGGTGGCAGGCTCGTAATGTTGGGGATGACGAACAAGATGACCATCATGCTGGCCAAGCCGCCGATGGCGGCACCCGCGATACGAAGGATACTTTTTTGAATCATGGCACCGTAGTTGTCGAGAGAGACCAGGACTGCGGTGACCACGGCTGTGATGCCTCCCGGCCAATCCACCGTATTGAGGTAGACGTAGGCAATCAGGGCGCCGAGCGCTGCCTTGGCGGCGGAGACCAGGTCGGTTTGGTTGATCTTAGAGTAGCCGTTTGAGGTCAAGCTCCCCTTTTCCAGTGGGAACAAAGAAGTCGAGGGGACCTTCTTTGAGTCAAGCGGGGCTGCTTGGCCGGGATTTTTCTTGCTCTGCGTCGTGTTTCCAGTACGTAGGAAACCGACACTTTCGGTCATGGAGTCGAGAGCCTCTGAACTACTGACGGCAGAGGAGAGCAGCGTACCCTCAAAGGTGTTCTGGGTTCCCGTCTCGTCCCCGTTCAGCTCTCGATCGTTCCCCTCCTCCGCTATGAAAGTTTCGGACACGACCTGATTCAAGAATGGAAGTGCGTCGATGGAGGGTGTCCACGCGCGCTGTTCAATAGCCAAGGCGTACGTGTTGCAACGCTCCTGTATCTCGAGGATACGTTCCCGAATCGGTACGCTGAATCTTGCATTTTGACCCCGCTCTGCAAGATACGCCGAGGCGCGTGCACTTTGCTGCGAGGCAATGGCAATTTGGTTCACGTCGCCTATCAGATTCACCATTTCGTGGTGATAGCTTCGGATCTTTTTATGGACGTGCTCGGCATTGTCCAGCCACGTGACCGATTGGGCGAGTGAGTTCATCACACGTTCCTCACCTAGGGCGAGCTGGCTTTCCTCAGTGATGACTTCTTCAGCAGGGAGGAGCGATTGGTTGAGTTTCTCAGCGGAAATCCGGAGGCTTTTGGCGAGGCCCTCCAGTAGAAGCTTCTGAGGGTTTTCAGGCCACACGAGGGCCTGGCAAAAAGTTCCAATGATATTCCCGAGCGAAATATCAACAAAGCGCCAGAGGCCGATGTAGACGCCTTCGGGTCCGCTCACGTCGACTCCCCCAATGGCCAGGATCATGGCGAGCGCGCCCAGGATAGGGATGGAGGGAGCGGCGGAAGTTCGACTCAGGTAGACGGCTACGCCGATGACGACACCCATGCAGGGTATCTGGAACCAGGGCTGTTGGTGGAAAAGAATCACCAGAATGATGGCCACGGTGCAGCCCGTAAAAACGCTCAACTGACGTTGCACGGCGCGTTTGACGGAGGCTCCTGTATCGCCCATCGAGACAATGAAGATGGTCAGAATGACCCAGCCGCCTTCGGGTATTCGAAGAGTCATCACCAAGGTCAGGGCGATCACGCAGCCGACTACGATGCGACCAATGGCCCGCCAGCGGGCCGGCGACAACTCGAGTTCTGATCGCAAGAAAGCAAATAATTTAGATGTCACTCTCATGGAAAGTAGCGCTGTCAGGACGCTTTCTAAAGAGAAGACGGACCGAACATTTTGATCTCAGACGATAGGAAGCATGAATGGCCTACTTGCCCAGGTCGCCGGGTAGCCGCCAGCGCGAAGCCTGGAGCCGGGCGCAGGTCTTCGGGCCCAGGCCGCCGCGGCGAAGCCGTCGGTGGCCCATCGTGGCCACCGTGATGGCCGGAACGGTCGTTGGGCGGCCGGCGGCGGCGTCCGGCCTTCTCTGGATCCTCCTCATGCGGAACCTCACCGCGTTCCCCGACTACACGGCAATCTATCTCCTCGGAGCCCAGATCTGCCTCTTCGGAGGATTTGCCCTCGCCTCCTCCAGATCCTTCGGGGGCCCGTTGGTCGCCGTGGCCCTCGCCGGCTTCGCCGCCAGCCACCTCGCCAGCGGCGTCTCGGGAACCGCCATCGCACGGGAGGTGAACCCGATCACGCGGGACTTCGAGACAATCCAGGAAACCCTGCGCCCCCCGGCCCACGATCTACGCCGGGACTGACCTGCTCTGAGTGTTTCGTGCTGGACGATCGCGCTCGACGGTGCGCTGGTGGTGCCTCCCCTTTCGAGCGGACCCTTTGTTCAGGTCAGTGTCGGAGCGGTTCACAGTTGCGCTCTCCGTCAGGATGGCAGCCTTGAATGTTGGGACCGGGAGCTGTCCGCCGCCCCCTCCGAAGTGCCGGAAGGAATCTTCGCTGAGCTGGCTTCTGGGTTGGGACATTCCTGCGCACGACGGATCGACGACGAAATTGTTTGCTGGGGTGAAACTGCGCTCGGTAAGACAGAACCGCCTCGGGAAGAACTCGAGACATGCGTGGCTGGCGGACACCGAGCCTGCGCTCTTCGCAGTGAGGGGCTCGGGCTCTGCATCGATTCCAACCCTTATGGGTCGGCTCCTGCAGCCGTCGAAACACGCTATCGCCAGGTGAGCATCGACGATGAATTCGGCTGTGCGCTCGACGGAGATGGGCGGATCGATTGTTGGTCCGCGTTGGGAGTGTCTGCGCCGGCGCCAGAAGGTTCGTTCGTCGAAGTGAGTTCGACCAAAGGCCTCGCGTGTGCGCTCGATGGGCTCGGACACGCCAGCTGCTGGTCAAATTCAATTTACGTGAACCCGCCTGGAAATTTTCTGCCAACACAGATCGCCCGCGAATCCTTCTCGCAGATCGATGTTACCCGACACTATGCGTGTGGCCTGACTGTCGCAGGGGGAATCCGTTGCTGGAGTCCAAAGGATCCGTTCGACGAACTGATGCAGCTACCGCCCTCCGGCCCGGGATTTGTCTCGGTAGCGGCCGGGAGTCGTCACGACTGTTCGGATTTTGGACCCCAAGGCTTCGACTGCCGCGACAGTGATGAGCAATGTTTCCAGGAGCCGAACCTGCCCGAGGTCTGCATCGGGCCAAGTGGGTACGCCGGACACATTTGCGCCATCGACACGGAGGGCACCATCGAGTGTTGGGGCAACGACGAATATGGG
The Candidatus Binatia bacterium DNA segment above includes these coding regions:
- a CDS encoding efflux RND transporter periplasmic adaptor subunit — protein: MDSEPDSEQGASPDSSHIQRFVGRAVGIGIVLGAVLLSLWVYRDLSIWPRTDDAYVRANTVGIAPHVSGPIIQLSVVDNQPVSEGEVLFVVDPRPYQVAVARAEAELLMTDLKIEAMEGAVRAAEAEVKLRKAEAEYAVQYLERLRPLLEKQFVTANQVFEAESLASAASSAMERAHFELDQAKKELGEFDGINAHRKAAEAKLLEAELNLGYCEVLAPFDGYVTNLNIAVGEYANRGEHVFALVDNRKWYVMANFREVFLENIKPGMKAEVYLMSYPGRRFEGEVQGIGWALWQRNGSTVGILPDVEPSLNWVRLAQRFPVRVVLEKPDPDFPFRMGSTAVVTIKGFPSLSSESR
- a CDS encoding FUSC family protein is translated as MRVTSKLFAFLRSELELSPARWRAIGRIVVGCVIALTLVMTLRIPEGGWVILTIFIVSMGDTGASVKRAVQRQLSVFTGCTVAIILVILFHQQPWFQIPCMGVVIGVAVYLSRTSAAPSIPILGALAMILAIGGVDVSGPEGVYIGLWRFVDISLGNIIGTFCQALVWPENPQKLLLEGLAKSLRISAEKLNQSLLPAEEVITEESQLALGEERVMNSLAQSVTWLDNAEHVHKKIRSYHHEMVNLIGDVNQIAIASQQSARASAYLAERGQNARFSVPIRERILEIQERCNTYALAIEQRAWTPSIDALPFLNQVVSETFIAEEGNDRELNGDETGTQNTFEGTLLSSAVSSSEALDSMTESVGFLRTGNTTQSKKNPGQAAPLDSKKVPSTSLFPLEKGSLTSNGYSKINQTDLVSAAKAALGALIAYVYLNTVDWPGGITAVVTAVLVSLDNYGAMIQKSILRIAGAAIGGLASMMVILFVIPNITSLPPFLVAAGLVCTLGAWVQTGSTRIAYTGLQIGLVAGLALASSHSPSIDLMPFRDRLLGIFTGLSSVLIVYGLFGEIRARIWAVDNSAETLRLMAKGAMIGLEGGGVQVEKANTYSIRYEIYRRISFGYRLLTEASYEDWFSRQKEKNQRDSAALHTVLDETRAIQRVIMSVVWNRLDFQNIAAPHLAGRNALEDAGRTLPKILESLATRLKNPESSDSRAVEAVSRYCEKLRLSESVLQSESLSDSPTLPERNYHRLLRAQLGFYQQLEILLLQMAKDTQEFSISGDRFSLLARLRGSERRSQAPTIRPA